Proteins from one Mus caroli chromosome 3, CAROLI_EIJ_v1.1, whole genome shotgun sequence genomic window:
- the LOC110290846 gene encoding transmembrane protein 56 has protein sequence MEASTKAAVGTGDMEASTKAAICTVCSSFVFFQILFHFVSYRFSARVSSGYNSLSTDKKIEWNSRVVSTCHSLLVGIFGLYLFFFDEATITDPLWGDPTYVNINIATASGYLISDLLIILLNWKVIGDKFFIIHHCAGLTAYYFVLTTGVLAYIANFRLLAELSSPFVNQRWFFEALKYPKFSKANVINGILMTVVFFIVRIISIPPMYFFLYSVYGTEPYIRFGFVIQFVWIVTCIILDVMNIMWMIKITKGCIKVISLIRQEKAKDSLQNGKLD, from the exons ATGGAGGCGAGTACCAAGGCGGCCGTCGGCACTGGGGATATGGAGGCGAGCACCAAGGCGGCCATCTGCACTGTTTGCAGcagctttgtttttttccagattcttttccattttgtcaGTTACCGGTTTTCAGCAAGAGTTTCTTCAGGTTATAACAGTCTTAGCACCGACAAAAAGATTGAATGGAACTCAAG GGTAGTATCCACGTGCCACTCTTTGTTAGTTGGGATTTTTGGCTTATACCTCTTCTTCTTCGATGAGGCCACTATAACTGATCCGCTCTG GGGTGATCCAACGTATGTGAACATAAATATTGCAACTGCTTCAGGCTACCTCATTTCTG ATTTATTGATTATACTTTTAAATTGGAAAGTGATCGGCGACAAATTTTTTATAATTCACCACTGCGCAGGACTAACTGCATACTACTTTGTATTG ACAACCGGAGTGCTTGCCTACATTGCCAATTTCCGCCTGCTTGCCGAGCTTTCCAGCCCCTTTGTAAACCAGAG GTGGTTCTTTGAAGCCCTGAAGTACCCCAAGTTTTCCAAAGCCAATGTCATCAATGGAATTCTTATGACGGTGGTCTTTTTCATTGTGCGGATCATTTCGATACCTCCgatgtatttcttcctttactcCGTGTACGGAACAGAACCCTACATAAGGTTCGGATTTGTAATCCAGTTTGTCTGGATCGTTACTTGTATTATTTTAGATGTGATGAATATCATGTGGATGATCAAAATCACGAAAGGATGCATCAAAGTCATCTCTCTCATCAGACAAGAGAAAGCCAAGGATAGCCTTCAGAACGGGAAACTCGATTAA